The Musa acuminata AAA Group cultivar baxijiao chromosome BXJ3-6, Cavendish_Baxijiao_AAA, whole genome shotgun sequence region TTGTAGAGTATCTGTGTGTCGTTATCATAGAACTTAGAAGAATATTGATGAAAACAGAGTAAAAACTCTCACAAAGAGACTAAAAGTCTCAAACTTGTCATAGGGGGGTGAACTCTCCAATTGTTGATTTGAGCAACACCCCATCATCATATTAGGAGTCTCAATTATGTGCAGAGATGGACTTGGCACAAATAAACAAGGTTTGGCATCAAACCACATGAATATGAGAACCATTAAGGATCAGAATTAGGTGAATAAATGGGATTGACGACAAACTTTCATCTATTTTTTATCATACATGAATGCGTTTCCAACCTTAATATTTCCACCATTTCTTTTGTACCATTTATATTTGACAATTTCCTGATAAAAATATAAGTAGTTTTACACATTGAAAGGTTACCtcttaaaatatttttctcatatgGCTATCAAAATATGAATTCCGATATGTCAATTTTTTATGACAGATTAACATGAGTCATGTTCAttccaaagtcatcatcacttgcatAATTCAAGCAATGAGGCTAAATTATACAATTATCCCTCCAAAGTTTATGACTTGCATATTTGTCAACTCAGAATTTAGTTTagcacatatgtgtatatattttctaaaatctaaaaacttgTGTTTGTATCATTAATGTTACTTTCTATTAGCTACTACAAATTGATTATAAATTAAAATGTTAATTTACATGAATGCATTTTAAACCTGTTATGATGCTAATGACATTTGGACTATTTTAGATATTTCATATAATTTTTAGATTCAAATAAACTAAATTTTGTTACAGTTAAAGTAGCTCATCTGGATTTTTTAAATGGATGTGAATAATAATGACATAAATAGGCGATCGTAATATTTGGAGGAAtacaaattatattaaaatctataGTGGTAAATATGTTATTTTCAACTTTGCAAGGATATTCAAATGTGAATTTCCCCTAAAAAGTAAAATATTCTTTTGTATGTAATGTGATTTGGGAGTCAATAGGTTTTGAGCCATTTATATTTTGCTTGAATGAATAGTTTTATttgtataaataaatttttttaatttacggtcttttgttaaaaatcaggtttttttttgaaaaaaaaatcttcattttaAATATTTCCCAATCGGtagttttcattttgcttgttctcAAAAGTACCtcctaattttaaaaatatttaaattattttttaaataatttctgtctattatagtatttttggttTGTTACAATGTTTTAGCTATCataacaaaaatactataaaacctacttaaaaacatgataaataatttaagtAGACTTCTAAAATTAACTAAACTAACtataaagtttaaaaatattatcttataATGATCTATAAACAATGATAATCAAAGAAGCATGATTTGATGTCATGTTTCTTAATAACATTTATAGTGTTTCTCAGTATATCGTATTAAAAGAAATTATAAACGAAACTAAATGAAAACAGTTACAAATTGATAATAAAATagataaaaattttgataagaAAACTTTAGAgggatattttatattttcaaaaatttaaaCTATTTTCAAATGATAAGTGACGAAACGAAATTGGAGCCAAGATCTTATGGTAAACTATTAAGATCTTTATCGATTAAGCTCGGTAGAACTTTAAAAAAATGTCACTTAACATTGCAAACCATTAACCTTTAGTAAGAGGGTCCACAATTACATCTATATTCGGTGTAATTTaggaatattatttaaaaaacaaaataaaaaagttttaattaaaaaatattatttaaaaaagataatttatatttttaaaatttaattttttttttcaaaggtaCGATTTTAGATTAAACTATCAAATCTTTATCAATTAGGTTAGCAAACGtcttcaaaaaatatattagttaATATTTTGAATTCTCGGTAAGAGGGCCCATCACGGTATCAATGTTTGGTGTAAATtgagaatattattttaaaataaaaacaggAAATATGTATTTTATGAGAAAGTCGCATTTATTGCTCATTGACGAGTCACGGATGACGTGTTATTCATGCGACGTCTACGGTACCGTATGAGAAAGGGTACATCTATTTCTTTCTAGCCACGGGCATAGATCACCTGAGGTGGCTACCTTCCTTACGGAAAATGGAACCCACAGTTTGTACAACGACAGAACCGGTACACAATTGGGTAGTCATTTGCaggtaaattattttttatcttttctttcaTTGTCCGACCGGGTCGTAACATCCCTTCTGGTCCTACGGATGCGCGCCACGTCAGTGTTCTCCCAACACGACGTTAAATCACACGGAAAAGTACATCTCATACTTGTGTGTTGCTACCCAGCACGCTACCTGCCTCGTGAATGGGTATAATTAGCTTCACATTTGGGCCCTACTATTAGTTTCAGTTAAAAGACAGGTAATGTAAAGCTGGTGGGAGCGGCGTTTCACCGCACACAattcttttctccctcttttttccCACGACCGCACGACCTCACCCGCGGCCCGCTCCTCTTTCTCCCtcgtctctctcctcctcctcctcctcctcctcctcccctctctctcAGGCTGCTAGGGTTCGTGCTTTCCTCTTCGTTTCTGTGTTCTTTCCATATTATTCTTCTTCATGATGTTTGGTTTCGTGATATTTCTGGTGGTTCTTTGAGAGAGCTCGGGAATCGTGTCTGAGCAATTGAATTCCTGGTGCAGGTGGCGATTAGAATCGGATCTTTGGCGCGGCTTGCAGTTGGAGATCATGAGGAGATTCCCAGTAGAGGATTGCCTTCCATAGTAGCTAGACCGGCTCTGTTGCTTCTGTTCTTGGGGATTCTGAACCCTTTTTGCTGGAACAAGATGAGATACTTGAATTCCGCCAGCGGGACTCAATCCGATGCAGCTCCTGTTAGTGGAGGAGGACTCAGGTATACACGATTTATGTGGTTAAAAATAGTTCCTTTCTTGTTCTTGATATcggaattataatattttcatgtgATGTTTTTTGTTAGGCAAGAATTTTGTCTTGTTGTGCTTTCCCTCAACCTTTATTTAGGTTGTGGAATCGAAGCTGTCTCCGTGAGTAATCTTTGTTAATTAGCAGTTATCTATGGCATGATTATCAATGAAGCATTGTTGTGTATAAAATTTCAATTATGGAATAGTCCAAGACATATCTGTAAGAGATGCAGAAAAATATGACTTTTGAAAATCCTTTTGAGATAAAAATGGTGTACGATATTCTGTAATTGAGCTAGGCAAGAAATTCTAAGAGTTGTTAATAAAAATTGAAGTCTTTTTTACTGATTGAAATGCCACATAGTTTCTATTACTCTAAAATACTTTGGTTTGGATAGACCATTAAGTCCATTAAAAGGATTGGCCAGAGAAAAAAACTAACATTGTTGGTGTTTAATGGATGAATTTAAGCGTTGATTCTCAGATTACcaatatatttttgttctctatTGCAGTCAGAATGGCAAGTTCAGTTATGGGTATGCGAGCTCTCCGGGCAAGAGGTCTTCGATGGAAGACTTTTTTGATGCAAGAATTGATTGTGTTGATGAAGAAATTGTGGGTTTTTTTGGGGTCTTCGATGGTATGAACCTTGTTCGTGTTTACAAATGGAATGGTCCAAGTAATGTACTTTTGGTAGATGATGTGATTTGAAACCCATATCAAGGAAATCAGACCAATATTTAGTTgcattttatattttctatatcTCATGCTTTCATTGGTTGGTATATTACCATAGTTTCTTTACTTTtggatttattattttaaataaatttggtTCTTATCAGGTCATGGCGGTGCTCGGGCAGCAGAGTATGTCAAACAAAATCTCTTCAGCAATTTAATTAGGCACCCAAAGTTCCATAGTGATACCAAGTCAGCTATAGGTTTGTCCTTTCATTTAATTTCTGGAGCATGTTGTGGGTCATGACTTTTTGTACAGTACCCTATCATCTTGATCCACTTTGTAATCTTGCAGCTGATACATACAACCATACAGACTCAGAATTTCTGAAATCTGAGAATAATCAGAGCCATGATGCTGGCTCAACTGCTTCAACTGCTGTCCTTGTTGGTGATCGCTTGTTAGTTGCAAATGTTGGTGATTCCAGGGCTGTTGTATGTAAGGGTGGAAAAGGTGAGTCTCATATACAGTTGTGTTTTTTCTGTTCCAAAGTGTTTATTTGTTTAGAAGGGATCTCTCTACTGCAAAGTTTTCATTCGATACATGGCTGAACATATATTGAGCATAAGCTGAACAGACTTGttgttggcaaatgttttttggagGATCTGGTACATGCATAAGAAAATATTTGTACATTTGTGACATCTCATATATAAGCTAGAACAATATCAACAACTGCTGACTTTTCGAGATGAAAAAAGAAACCCTTTGTTGTATGGGTGTCAAGCAGGTATTCTGGCTCTAATGATATCTCGTTTGTGAGAAAGACTTCTATTTTGCAGGGAGGTAAATCTGGTCTCTTATTATGGTTTTACTAATAAGAAATACCAATTACATAAGaattagaaaaagatgtcttaaatGTGCAGAGGTCCTCATAATAAGAAGTATGTTCAGATACATTATGCTTTATGGATTTGGTTTGATTTTGTCCTTGGTTATCACCATTATTTTAGTCCATATTCTAAATAGTATACTACTTGCTAGAAATATAATACAAAGCCTACAAACAGACATATTTGGATTTTGGTGTTTTTCATTCTTCTGGTAAATATAAATATTGGATTATTTGCTTGTATATAGGAGAGCTTGAGATCAGGGTtttcaatttcgatgtgtaccgcccgatacaggcaGTACATACCGGTCTAAGAGAATACCGATATGCGGACCGTCCTCTATCGGGTAGTACTAGTGTTTTGACTAGTACCGAGGCGTACCGATCGGTACTGCcccggatttcgaccgttaccaaggCATACCGATCGGTACGTCTTAGCGTGGTAGGtgaaggtatttttaaggttttagggtgtaCCATCGATATGCCCTAGTGTATCGATGGTATATACCGATACATATCATATTGAGCAAAGCTCGGTACGTCGATACGAACCAGTATTCAAAACACTGCTTGAGATGGCTTTTTTTAATCTTTAGGCATCTATCTGGTGGTAAACTATATAAGTAACTTTTCTGTACTTGCTGTTGATTGCAAATCTTTATTCACAAGTAGTATTTATATTTGACTAATTGTAAGATCTCTAAAAGTATCATGGTCTATTGAGTAAACAATAACAAGTTTTTTGCATGAATAACAACCTGGGTATTTCCAACTAAGAATAAAATGAGGAAAATCCTCCTAAGGTGATCTGCAAATATCCAATAGTAATATCTTTGGGAGAGGTGAGTTACTTGATAATATGGGTGGATGGATAGGTAGAGAAAAAGCTATCCTTCGATTGTGCTTAATGGCGACAATATCCATATAGCCAACCCATGTATGTAGGGGTTTTTGCTACCGAGCATATTGCATTGTGCATACTATTCAGTGATCAAATGGTCACAGAATGGTTGATGCAAACATATAATTAGcctttttcttaaaattttagttgttGTTCTGAGTTGGTTTTGCTTTAAATCAACCCCTTGTAGTAACTGGCATAAGTAATGCTTGAACAAGTTTGATATCAGTGGCAGGGTTAATCTAATTTTCCTCGTAAGAACAAAGATGATCTGCATCAGGTGTTGTCAGCTGATTTTCTTAAAGATTATGAAACAAGCTTCTCTATGTCTTTCTGTAagatcctctttttagttgttgtaAAGTTGATATTGGGACTTGATGCAGCTATTGCTGTCTCAAGGGATCACAAGCCTGATCAAACAGATGAGAGACAACGAATTGAAGAAGCTGGTGGTTTTGTGATGTGGGCTGGTACATATTTCTTTTGCAAATTATTGCTACAGTTAGATTGTTCTGATATTTGAAACGGACATACGGTCAACTGCAGGAACATGGCGGGTTGGTGGTGTTCTTGCAGTTTCTCGTGCATTTGGTGATAGACTCTTGAAACAGTTTGTTGTTGTTGATCCAGAAATATGGGTATGGTGATAAATAGCATGAATTTATGTAGTATACCTGATTGCCACTCTAGTTTGTGTACTTAAACTGTTCAAACACAGGAAGAGGTAATTGATAGCTCTCTGGAATTTCTCATCCTTGCAAGTGATGGACTTTGGGACGTAGTTACAAATGAGGTACTCAACAAATCCAGATCTTATCCTACAATTGCGATGGATATTAGCTTCGGAAAACTGAATCTTTCTTTGTAAAACATCTTAGGAGGCTGTTGCCATGATTCAATCCATAGAGGACCCAGAGCAAGCGGCAAGGAGACTGTTGCAGGAGGCTTGTCAAAGAGGGAGTGCCGATAATATAACTTGCATTGTTGTTCATTTCTCGGCTGGTGAGAATAACACTACCGTTGAACATCAATAAAATCATGCTGCCTGCTCTGAGTCTTAGCTTTTAGTAATCAATCCTAAGATTTAGAAGTCAATAAGGGTTCACCGGCTTATAAGGGCCCAGCAAATGGAATTAACATGTCGGGGAGTCCTCCGGCTTATAATGACATGTTTACCTTGTGTTGTATCGTAGAACAAACATTGCAATTTGCTAGAGCAGTCTAATATTATCGTCCTGGCCCGAATGCTGTGTCGGCAGAGTGGTAGAACTGCATTGCTTATTTAAAGACCTCTCGTAATATACTTGATGACAGACACTTTAATGCATTCATTTGTTCTAGTGATTTGTCCAAATTGAATGGATTGAGCATCTAACAGtctttcatatcattcttatacgCACACATGCATTGTAATTGTTGTCACAAGAGAGATGTAACACTAGGCTTCAGGATTCCATATAAGAGATGTAACACTAGGCTTCAGGATTCCATATAATTTTGTGATGATTTAACCGAGAGGAAAACCATATGCTGTTTCTCCTCGCAATCGCTAAACAAACAAACTCTTTTTAGCCAAAGCTTCTATGCTTGAAAATAAAAACTACGAAGAAAAATAAGATGATCTCCTTAGGGCCAAAGCTCCTGTGCGATCCACGAAAGATATTGTTGTCCGTTGTTATCCCACTAAGAAGAGGAATTCTTGGATTGTTGTCCGTTAATATCCCACTTATTTCCATCAtataaactaaaaaaatattgttattatATAGGATCTTCAAAGGATATGGTTGTCCAACAACTTTGTTGTGCAACTTCACGTCATGACTGGGAAGTTAGCATGACTCGGTTCAATCCCGAGAACACAAAATTGTCCACGTGGTTTCTTGAGGCAAGGGGGTCGACGCCAAGTCGGGTTAGAGAGACGTCCGTTGAGTCGACTCGAGGTAGAGCAAGGAGTAGGTTCTTCCATGTTGGACTTTTCCATATCGGATTCCTGCATATAGGTTGAAGTTAGGAGAGGAATTCTTGACTCGACCCCTTCGAAGCTTAAACTAGTATGAGGAGTTGATGATGTTTTGAGTATCCGATATCCGATTGATCGATCCGTATACTCCGCATGGTGCGGACCAACCTACACGGTTCGCACGTTCTCAGGTGATTATGTGTTGTGCGGCATCGTCTCGTATGGCCTCGAGCGAGGTGAGCACGGTCCATCATCTCGTAGGGGTCCGAGGTGCCACGTCGGTGCGCATGCGTCACATTGGCTCCTAGGCTCCATGCTGGCTCTGACGTGCCTACTAAATCGGTGATAAGAGGCTGATACCAGAGGCCTATCACTGTCCAATCACAATGCAGGTAGGTTAGCGGGTAGATTTGGATTTCGCCTCGCAGCCACAAtgatgaagaagagaaaaaaaagcctCCACGTCCAATACGTTGCAAACTGTTATTGGAGAATAAAGATGAATCGTGTTCTAAGGCCATAAGAGAGGGATTTGGTCCACGGCCGAGGCCGTTGGTGTCTCCTCTTCCTCGGTTTGAACGGTTCCTACGACAATTCGCGCAACACGAAACACATTTCTCACCATTCAATGACCACCACGTCGTCGCTCCGGCCCCAGCAACCCTGCGACGCGCTCCAACGAGCCACGTGGTAACCATGCATTGGTTCGTTATCAGAACCTTAACCTCCTGTAACATCGTCCTCAAATTTTCCCAGAAATATTAGGAACAAagtaataaagataatatttatatCCAACGGTGAAAGACAAGTCCGGTTCTCATCATCGCCCGCATATTTCTTTTTCGCTTTATTATTTGatcctttcttcttttttggattTCGATCCGACCTTTTAGGGTTTTCCGAAGAAATCTTCTGAATCTGAGGTCAGCATCTCACGGTTGAAAGTGGGGCATGGTCTCCAGTTCCAACTCCCTTTCTTAGTTCTTCATCTGATTATTTTATGCGGGGTATGGGTAGTTGTCGATGTCgtctcgttaatctgcaagagagTATATTGAATAAGGTTTGTGTTGGGATTCTCGCGTTCCGTGCTTGCATCTTTTCTCTCTCTGTCTCGTTTTCGTTTAGCTCAGTGGGGGCCTTCAAATTGGTgtattgtttgattttttttgttgttgaagTTTTTCATTGCATTCTGGTAATTCTGGTAAAATTTGACGTTATTGGTGCCGGAAATTGATCTGGTGTAGCAGTTCGTGATGTAAAAGTATTGGACTTTCTGTTTCTTGATCTTAAGCGTTTATGGGGAGGATGATTGGAAGCTGCCGAGAGTGTGTAAGTCATGATTCGCATGTTTATGTCTCGAGTGATTAAAAATGGGATTCTTTGATGCAGAACTTGGGGTCGCTGTTACTGTCTTATGCATTGTTTTGGAACCTTAAATGGTGAATACAAACTCCTTATGGTTAAAGGTTCTTGAACTAATTATGAAATGCTGACAGATCTGTTGTTCATGGCCTTTGTTTGTTTGAATGCTAACCTCTTTTGTTTTCTTCTGATGAAAGGTTAAATTTCCACTTCTGCTAAACATTTCCACCGTGGGAATGTGATTTATTACTTGCTAGGAGGTTATATTGGTGTCTCACGGTCCTACTATGTTTCATGTGAATGCCAAAACACTTAGAATGTCAATTTCAAGAAGCTCACAACATTCTTCCTCATTGCGATAGGAAGCAAAATTATTTTTGTGTTTTCTCTTCAGATTCCAACTTAATGTACATCCTCTGTTAACTTGTGGTTCGTCAAACAACTCCATGTTGTAATGCATATGAAGTCCATGCTGCACTTCTAAATTCCCTTTCTTGCATATCTTCCTATTGGTCAAATGTTTTTATCATTAGTGCTCTATCCAATTTTGGCTGCAAGTCCTGATTGTGCTGGTGTAATTTTAGGTTGATATCCAATTGTAGAGCTTTCGTGTGTCCA contains the following coding sequences:
- the LOC135641750 gene encoding probable protein phosphatase 2C 59, with the translated sequence MRYLNSASGTQSDAAPVSGGGLSQNGKFSYGYASSPGKRSSMEDFFDARIDCVDEEIVGFFGVFDGHGGARAAEYVKQNLFSNLIRHPKFHSDTKSAIADTYNHTDSEFLKSENNQSHDAGSTASTAVLVGDRLLVANVGDSRAVVCKGGKAIAVSRDHKPDQTDERQRIEEAGGFVMWAGTWRVGGVLAVSRAFGDRLLKQFVVVDPEIWEEVIDSSLEFLILASDGLWDVVTNEEAVAMIQSIEDPEQAARRLLQEACQRGSADNITCIVVHFSAGENNTTVEHQ